From a single Leptospira levettii genomic region:
- a CDS encoding PAS domain S-box protein — MPTTEIKHSLGHILLVEDEAILAVSQAEFLKIKGYSVQHVSNSLDAIDCISSEEKVDLILMDINLSDELDGIQLAKKILEIREVPILFVSGYSDQKILNRVADLKHYGFIPKITSPDIVECMIKSALKLHAAEQSLAFREKELRITFEAMGDGLIVLTPEGQIREINQKALDMLGYHKNEVVNKDLSSFLFLVQAESRMRVSYAFDTGNDQFLESKRRNNLIIISSKGRETNVTETISPILGSNKNLNGIVIVFRENPESPVLVPPKDSESLYAKVFQLSPIAMAISTIKDGTYLDINPAMESIFRFEKSQVIGRKTDDFKAWSIPAQIEKLNEIYRENGRLSGERMSVHHSDGVHHEVLVFSQAIEIAGERFVLWFNLDVSKILDIEGKLAKSLEEKDVLLKELQHRVKNTLAIISGLLNLESFKVENELAKQSFLNAQSRIMSMSKVYENLYQSEDLESVDLRKYIEDLVYSLHDIFVLNPSKIRFDVKLEDIRLDLKRTLPLGLILNELLTNALKYAYPNEKGGDIRIHLSISNQNVMLTVGDDGVGLPDSVNIEKGNHFGYELIRSLTSQLKGVFSSVSKKGEGLNIIISFPLHNKD, encoded by the coding sequence ATGCCAACCACCGAGATCAAACATAGTTTAGGTCACATTCTCCTTGTTGAGGATGAGGCGATTTTGGCAGTCTCTCAGGCAGAATTTCTTAAAATCAAAGGTTATTCAGTGCAACACGTATCCAATTCTTTGGATGCAATTGATTGTATTTCATCAGAGGAAAAAGTTGATCTGATACTTATGGATATTAATTTATCCGATGAGTTAGATGGAATCCAATTAGCCAAAAAAATATTAGAAATCAGAGAAGTTCCGATTCTATTTGTAAGTGGATACTCTGACCAAAAGATTTTGAATCGAGTAGCTGACTTAAAACATTATGGATTTATTCCAAAAATTACGAGTCCAGACATTGTAGAATGTATGATTAAATCTGCCTTAAAACTCCATGCGGCAGAACAAAGTTTGGCATTCCGTGAAAAAGAACTTAGGATTACATTTGAAGCAATGGGTGATGGACTCATTGTTTTAACTCCAGAGGGACAGATCAGGGAGATTAACCAAAAAGCCTTAGATATGTTAGGTTATCATAAAAATGAAGTAGTGAACAAAGATTTGTCTTCGTTTTTGTTTTTGGTACAAGCAGAATCTCGTATGCGAGTTTCTTATGCATTTGATACTGGAAATGATCAATTTTTAGAATCCAAAAGAAGAAATAATTTAATCATCATCTCAAGTAAAGGTCGAGAAACAAACGTTACAGAGACTATTTCTCCCATTTTAGGTTCAAACAAAAATTTAAATGGAATTGTCATCGTTTTTAGAGAAAATCCAGAATCTCCTGTACTTGTTCCACCCAAAGATAGTGAAAGTCTTTATGCAAAAGTGTTTCAACTCAGTCCGATTGCAATGGCTATCTCTACGATTAAAGATGGAACTTACCTCGATATCAACCCAGCTATGGAATCCATTTTTCGATTTGAAAAATCGCAGGTGATTGGTCGTAAAACAGATGATTTTAAAGCTTGGAGTATCCCTGCTCAAATTGAAAAATTAAATGAAATTTATAGAGAAAATGGTCGTTTGTCAGGGGAAAGAATGTCGGTCCATCACTCTGATGGAGTCCATCATGAAGTTCTTGTTTTTAGCCAAGCAATTGAAATTGCAGGGGAACGATTTGTCCTTTGGTTTAATCTAGATGTCTCAAAGATATTAGATATCGAAGGTAAATTAGCAAAATCACTCGAAGAAAAAGATGTTCTATTAAAAGAATTACAACACCGAGTCAAAAATACTTTGGCGATCATTTCTGGATTACTCAATCTAGAATCGTTTAAAGTTGAAAATGAACTCGCAAAACAATCATTTTTAAATGCACAGTCACGAATCATGTCGATGTCAAAGGTATATGAAAATTTATACCAATCGGAAGACTTGGAATCTGTTGATCTTCGTAAATACATTGAAGATTTAGTGTACAGTTTGCATGATATTTTTGTTCTGAATCCTAGTAAAATTCGTTTTGATGTGAAACTGGAAGACATTCGGTTAGATCTAAAACGTACTCTTCCATTAGGTTTGATTTTAAATGAACTTTTGACCAATGCCTTAAAGTATGCATATCCAAATGAGAAAGGTGGAGATATCAGAATCCATTTGTCCATTTCTAACCAAAACGTCATGTTAACAGTAGGAGATGATGGAGTTGGATTGCCAGATTCGGTAAATATTGAAAAAGGAAACCATTTTGGTTACGAACTCATTCGTAGTTTGACCTCTCAACTCAAAGGTGTTTTTTCCTCTGTTTCCAAAAAGGGAGAGGGCTTGAACATCATCATTTCTTTTCCATTACATAACAAAGATTAG
- a CDS encoding fumarylacetoacetate hydrolase family protein, whose translation MAKQFVRFQIKKKIDWGLVSQENILPLNIGDISTKDLLVGLQKKRIKLNSKSEKPIQKKDVTILSPITAPCQVICQGANYKKHSLESGLDPKSKTYNLFFTKSDVSLTTAIGNVIRPNHVKLLDYEIELGIVFGKDIDLPLDIHSYNPSEYIAALFIANDISARDVQLPQLQWYKGKSYRTFFPAGPILLVLEPGDYELIHSLELNLTVNGQLRQSAKANQMVFPPKESIAELSSFTQIRVGDILLTGTPAGCAIKAPGKLKQIFASFLPEHKKWELFIKGQQKRIEYLQPGDVIRATIRTRDGKMDLGEQILQIKQG comes from the coding sequence ATGGCAAAACAGTTTGTTCGTTTCCAAATTAAGAAAAAAATCGATTGGGGACTTGTCAGTCAGGAAAATATTCTTCCATTAAACATTGGCGACATTTCCACCAAAGATTTATTAGTTGGTCTCCAAAAAAAAAGAATCAAACTCAATTCTAAATCAGAAAAACCAATCCAGAAAAAGGATGTCACCATCCTATCTCCTATTACAGCACCCTGCCAAGTTATTTGCCAAGGTGCCAATTATAAAAAACATTCATTGGAATCGGGGCTTGATCCCAAATCCAAAACATACAATTTGTTTTTTACCAAGTCGGATGTTTCCCTCACAACAGCCATCGGAAATGTAATTCGACCAAATCATGTAAAACTTTTAGATTATGAAATTGAATTGGGAATTGTATTTGGTAAGGATATCGATCTTCCCTTAGATATTCATTCTTACAATCCGAGCGAATACATTGCTGCCCTCTTCATCGCTAATGATATATCAGCAAGAGATGTCCAACTCCCACAATTACAATGGTATAAAGGAAAGTCCTATCGAACATTTTTTCCCGCAGGACCCATACTACTTGTTTTGGAGCCTGGGGATTATGAACTCATTCATTCTTTAGAGTTGAATCTAACAGTTAACGGACAATTAAGACAATCAGCAAAGGCAAACCAAATGGTTTTTCCACCGAAGGAATCCATTGCAGAGTTGTCTTCATTTACTCAAATTCGAGTAGGCGATATTCTGTTAACAGGGACACCAGCAGGATGTGCCATAAAAGCACCTGGGAAACTCAAACAAATCTTTGCCAGTTTTTTACCTGAACATAAAAAGTGGGAACTCTTTATTAAAGGTCAACAGAAAAGAATCGAATACTTACAACCAGGCGATGTAATCAGAGCAACCATTCGCACAAGAGATGGAAAAATGGATTTAGGGGAACAAATCCTTCAGATCAAACAGGGATAA
- a CDS encoding DUF2721 domain-containing protein — translation MDNLTYNIPGLLFPAISLLMLAYTNRFFGLAKLSRQLLSEYETSKSEILEKQIHNLRFRISLILYAQSAGIFSLILCTCSMGMIPFYNIMAWILFASSLLFMVISLILALIEIHLSVIALDIERNSILNSLHLENGEK, via the coding sequence TTGGACAACCTAACGTACAATATACCGGGTCTTCTATTCCCAGCAATTTCCTTACTAATGCTCGCTTATACCAATCGTTTTTTTGGCCTGGCAAAACTTTCCAGACAACTACTCAGTGAATATGAAACATCCAAATCGGAAATTTTAGAAAAACAAATTCATAATCTACGTTTTCGCATTTCACTGATCCTATACGCTCAAAGCGCTGGAATCTTTAGTTTGATTCTATGCACATGTTCTATGGGTATGATTCCCTTTTATAATATCATGGCTTGGATTCTATTTGCCTCATCACTTTTGTTTATGGTGATTTCTTTAATTCTGGCACTCATTGAGATTCATTTATCAGTGATTGCCTTGGATATTGAAAGGAATTCGATTTTGAATTCTTTGCATTTAGAGAATGGAGAAAAGTGA
- a CDS encoding 6-carboxytetrahydropterin synthase: protein MFTQENGKFYVRIEGRFESAHFLYQYFADGSDEPIHGHSWKVEVFLEGKTNIRLDGISYDFLTARNKLMELVHSIDHLLINDHPDFKGINPTSENVARWFYSGLKNEVKESEGKIRRIVIHEGPENLAFFEPET, encoded by the coding sequence ATGTTTACCCAGGAAAACGGGAAATTTTATGTCCGCATCGAAGGTCGGTTTGAGTCCGCTCATTTCCTTTACCAGTACTTTGCCGATGGATCGGATGAGCCAATCCACGGCCATTCCTGGAAAGTAGAAGTGTTTTTAGAAGGAAAAACGAACATCCGACTAGATGGAATTTCTTACGATTTTTTAACGGCACGAAACAAACTTATGGAACTGGTTCATTCCATCGACCATCTCCTGATCAACGACCACCCAGACTTCAAAGGGATCAATCCCACTTCGGAAAATGTAGCACGTTGGTTTTATTCAGGATTGAAGAACGAAGTAAAGGAATCAGAGGGCAAAATTCGTAGGATTGTCATCCATGAAGGTCCAGAAAATTTAGCTTTTTTTGAACCTGAGACATAG
- a CDS encoding TetR family transcriptional regulator: protein MNKRDTQKQKTHSQLLESALQLMGEEKGLGDLSLREVTAHAGIVPAAFYRHFKSMEELGLHLVEECGERIQLIVGDARNKGAYRSALQLTIGYFFDYVTHNRSLFRFIARERTGGNRKIRENIREAMRRIARELAKDMRMPKLISIEDTLFASELIVSICFQMASDYLDLADDAHSEMRKLKLQTIKQVRLVFIGTIRGRKQRHK from the coding sequence ATGAACAAACGCGACACTCAGAAGCAAAAAACACACTCCCAACTCCTGGAAAGTGCCCTACAGTTGATGGGAGAAGAGAAAGGATTGGGGGATCTTAGCCTTCGAGAGGTCACAGCGCATGCTGGAATCGTTCCTGCAGCTTTCTACCGCCATTTTAAGTCCATGGAAGAGTTAGGGCTGCATTTAGTAGAAGAATGTGGGGAAAGGATCCAACTCATTGTCGGTGATGCCAGAAACAAAGGTGCCTACCGATCGGCGCTACAACTCACCATTGGGTATTTTTTTGACTACGTCACCCATAACCGATCCTTGTTTCGATTCATTGCTAGGGAAAGGACAGGTGGGAATCGTAAAATTCGCGAGAACATTCGGGAAGCCATGCGGAGGATTGCCCGTGAATTGGCCAAAGACATGCGAATGCCCAAATTGATTTCGATCGAAGATACATTATTTGCTTCGGAGCTCATTGTGAGCATCTGTTTCCAAATGGCATCTGATTATTTGGATTTAGCGGATGATGCACACTCTGAGATGCGAAAGTTAAAATTACAAACGATCAAACAAGTTCGTCTCGTTTTCATTGGTACAATCCGCGGTAGAAAACAAAGACACAAATAA
- a CDS encoding DUF1858 domain-containing protein, with protein sequence MTESTKPRFFKEMTVGEAIAIHPEAGLVFSSYHLGGCSHCSINEVETIEQVCMGYGVEVDTLIDSLNNLFSEE encoded by the coding sequence ATGACTGAATCAACAAAACCACGCTTTTTTAAAGAAATGACTGTAGGCGAAGCAATTGCCATCCACCCTGAAGCGGGGCTTGTTTTCTCAAGTTACCACTTAGGTGGATGTTCCCACTGCTCCATCAATGAAGTCGAAACCATTGAACAAGTTTGTATGGGATATGGAGTGGAAGTAGACACTCTTATCGACTCATTAAACAACCTTTTCTCTGAAGAATAA